A single genomic interval of Flavihumibacter rivuli harbors:
- a CDS encoding pyridoxamine 5'-phosphate oxidase family protein yields the protein MGKFHTSIQPNQAEFIREQHIFFVATAPLSADGRVNLSPKGLDAFRILNDKQVGYMDLISSGNETSAHTLENGRITFMFCSFGKKPLILRLYGKGKAILPGTPEWETYSPHFTIYPSTRQLIIADIDLVQSSCGFGVPQFDFVGDRDIHFEWAEQKGEEGLKDYVQEKNLVSLDGLPTDLGLKNE from the coding sequence ATGGGCAAATTCCATACTTCTATCCAACCGAACCAGGCCGAATTCATCCGGGAACAGCATATCTTCTTTGTAGCCACCGCCCCACTGAGCGCGGATGGCAGGGTCAACCTTTCCCCCAAGGGATTGGATGCCTTCCGGATCCTGAACGACAAACAGGTGGGTTATATGGACCTCATCAGCAGTGGCAATGAAACCTCGGCCCATACCCTGGAGAATGGGCGCATCACCTTTATGTTCTGTTCTTTTGGCAAGAAGCCCCTGATCCTTCGACTCTATGGCAAGGGAAAGGCCATCCTGCCCGGCACACCCGAATGGGAAACCTATTCCCCCCATTTTACCATCTACCCCAGCACCCGCCAGCTGATCATTGCCGATATCGACCTCGTTCAATCATCCTGCGGTTTCGGTGTCCCGCAATTCGACTTCGTTGGTGACCGCGATATTCATTTTGAATGGGCAGAACAAAAGGGGGAAGAAGGTCTGAAGGATTATGTACAGGAAAAGAACCTCGTCAGCCTGGATGGGTTACCCACCGACCTTGGACTGAAGAACGAATAG
- a CDS encoding serine hydrolase domain-containing protein, whose product MKQLLLLLFIVPFFQLSAQDFPGLDTVIQRITSQTEFLGATILVAKGDKIIHNKGYGLAHPGFNVPASTETKYFVQGPDGNLLSAVVMKFVENKKFSLDDKISKYLPTLPEHYKDITIKQLLTCTSGIMDYHYLGDPFASTLYMPKSRDEAMARFIDMPLTQEPGSGFDWSISNISILGAILEKVDGRPYANILDEFLAPLQLKNTGSLEPGKVISHFTNGYAYDPQSKEYKQLTYSLFSYDPVIRLYSTAEEVFRFCRAIANGTLISRESYALMTSREEAKKNKSDQMGYMIMLSKLGDHEILRNFGGLSGYTGAWCYIPKLDATVIVLSNSYGMTQHAMALNNAISRHLLGLPAQPPPPSFPEVKLEKSKVDAGEAERISGTYYLARTSKISEFARSYNYYRRTVRVFEENGELMIQSLGELPEVMYLQKDGSYRVESSPTSVISFPNPKSADQELVIDHNPYPITDKGKRIGNADVKTFHKGIKP is encoded by the coding sequence ATGAAACAATTATTATTACTACTATTCATAGTCCCCTTCTTTCAGCTATCGGCACAGGATTTCCCTGGCTTGGATACCGTCATCCAACGCATTACCAGCCAAACAGAATTCCTTGGGGCGACCATCCTGGTAGCCAAAGGGGATAAGATCATTCATAACAAAGGTTATGGGTTGGCCCATCCGGGCTTTAATGTACCCGCCAGTACAGAAACCAAATACTTTGTACAGGGACCGGACGGCAATTTGCTCAGTGCCGTGGTCATGAAGTTTGTAGAAAACAAAAAGTTCAGCCTGGACGATAAGATATCCAAGTACCTCCCGACCCTTCCTGAACATTACAAGGACATCACCATCAAACAACTGCTCACCTGTACCTCCGGCATCATGGATTATCATTACCTGGGCGACCCATTTGCCAGTACCTTATATATGCCCAAGTCGAGGGATGAAGCCATGGCCAGGTTTATTGACATGCCGCTGACCCAGGAGCCAGGCTCCGGGTTCGACTGGTCCATTTCCAATATCAGCATTCTCGGTGCCATACTGGAAAAAGTGGATGGACGTCCCTATGCCAACATCCTTGATGAATTCCTTGCTCCGCTGCAACTGAAAAATACCGGTAGCCTGGAGCCGGGAAAGGTCATTTCCCACTTCACCAATGGATACGCTTACGATCCGCAAAGCAAGGAATACAAACAGCTAACCTATTCCCTATTCTCTTATGATCCGGTGATCAGGTTGTATAGTACGGCTGAGGAGGTGTTCCGGTTTTGCAGGGCAATTGCCAATGGAACATTGATCAGTCGGGAAAGTTATGCACTGATGACCAGCAGGGAGGAAGCGAAGAAGAACAAGTCCGATCAGATGGGGTACATGATCATGCTGTCCAAATTGGGGGATCATGAAATATTAAGGAACTTCGGTGGACTATCAGGGTACACGGGAGCTTGGTGCTATATACCCAAACTTGATGCTACAGTCATTGTGCTCAGCAATAGTTATGGCATGACCCAACATGCCATGGCCTTGAACAATGCCATTAGCAGGCACCTCCTTGGATTACCCGCCCAACCTCCACCACCAAGCTTTCCTGAAGTAAAACTGGAAAAATCAAAGGTTGATGCCGGGGAGGCAGAACGCATCAGCGGCACCTATTACCTTGCCCGCACCTCCAAAATTTCGGAATTCGCAAGATCCTATAATTATTACCGCCGGACTGTCAGGGTCTTTGAGGAAAATGGGGAACTGATGATCCAATCACTCGGTGAATTGCCGGAAGTTATGTACCTGCAAAAAGATGGGAGCTATAGGGTAGAATCTAGCCCAACAAGTGTGATCAGCTTTCCCAATCCTAAATCTGCCGATCAGGAACTGGTCATTGATCATAATCCCTATCCCATAACCGATAAAGGAAAACGAATAGGCAATGCAGATGTGAAAACCTTTCACAAAGGCATCAAACCATGA
- a CDS encoding DoxX family membrane protein has translation MANYRTLTISKPSLVALRSSIGVIYIWFGMLKFFQGMSPAEQLAINTIHELCFGVLPARVSLLLLAGWETVLGLLLVSGLWKKQVIIALVVHMVCTFTPLLFFPQLSFSHAPYGFTLVGQYIMKNIVILAAAWVLWQTSDQ, from the coding sequence ATGGCAAATTACAGGACCCTTACCATCAGCAAGCCATCATTGGTGGCCTTAAGAAGCAGTATCGGCGTGATCTATATCTGGTTCGGCATGCTGAAGTTCTTCCAGGGCATGAGCCCGGCCGAGCAATTGGCCATCAATACGATCCACGAGTTGTGTTTCGGTGTCCTGCCAGCCAGGGTGAGCCTTTTATTACTGGCCGGTTGGGAAACCGTATTGGGACTGCTCCTGGTAAGTGGGCTATGGAAGAAACAAGTGATCATTGCCCTGGTCGTGCATATGGTTTGTACGTTCACGCCATTACTGTTCTTCCCGCAACTTTCCTTCAGCCATGCGCCTTATGGCTTCACGCTGGTAGGGCAATACATCATGAAGAATATCGTGATCCTCGCGGCTGCCTGGGTATTGTGGCAGACCAGTGATCAATAG
- a CDS encoding adenylate/guanylate cyclase domain-containing protein yields MTLQSKALALLLGPLLLFIQNIHGQDQKIADSLAIIYRHGTVQGNARLELLRDLAFNETSNLKLALRYADELIRLADSSGNQLYLHRGYLQKGNKLRLLGGLSDAQAAYFKSLEAAQKANYILGESMVYGSIADVYSSANDHNNAIYYYNRSISALRKLKDSTALGSAIFNASDEYIKRGRNDSALTYLKEAGTIFDKIQHKVGKAYVLGSMGMAYAQKGQNQLAEQQINEAISLLEGMGTYLPISEYLLTMADIYNEKKELPRAIGYADRSLLMARQYGLKDMISKASLKLSEIYEQSGNTAAAFAYYKQSILYRDSVNDINGIQRMADLRTTYEVSRKQAEVDLLNQQKKTQLVRMFSMAVILVLTIAFLLYSYKAYLRISKEKKRSEGLLLNILPASIAQELKANGKVNAVKFNEVTVLFTDFVQFTRAAEKVEAEQLVQSIDFYYKKFDEITSKFGLEKIKTIGDSYMCAGGLPISDPDHVRKVIMAAKEMMTLASVELSANDGIHHFELRIGIHTGPVVAGIVGIKKWQYDIWGDTVNIASRMESMSIAGKINLSESTYQKIRNEFPCEYRGEIEIKNHGPVKMYYLL; encoded by the coding sequence ATGACCCTTCAGTCGAAAGCATTGGCCTTACTGCTGGGCCCGCTTTTGCTGTTCATTCAAAACATACATGGGCAGGACCAGAAAATAGCGGACAGCCTCGCCATCATTTACAGGCATGGAACCGTTCAGGGCAATGCAAGGCTTGAACTGCTCAGGGACCTTGCGTTCAATGAAACGAGTAACCTGAAGCTGGCCCTTCGTTATGCCGATGAATTGATCAGGCTGGCCGATTCCTCGGGTAACCAGCTCTACCTGCATCGTGGTTACCTCCAAAAAGGCAACAAGTTGAGATTGCTGGGTGGCCTGAGTGATGCACAGGCAGCCTATTTCAAAAGCCTGGAAGCCGCGCAAAAGGCCAACTACATCCTTGGCGAATCCATGGTGTACGGATCCATCGCCGATGTATATTCTTCTGCTAATGACCATAACAATGCGATCTATTACTATAACAGATCCATCAGCGCGCTCAGGAAACTGAAGGACTCCACCGCACTTGGTTCTGCTATTTTCAATGCAAGTGATGAATACATCAAACGTGGTCGCAATGATTCTGCCCTCACCTACCTGAAAGAAGCAGGCACCATCTTCGATAAGATCCAGCATAAGGTCGGAAAGGCATATGTACTGGGGAGCATGGGAATGGCTTATGCCCAAAAGGGCCAGAACCAACTGGCGGAACAACAGATCAATGAAGCCATCAGCTTACTGGAGGGAATGGGAACCTACCTGCCCATCAGCGAATACCTCCTGACCATGGCCGACATCTATAATGAGAAAAAGGAGCTGCCAAGGGCGATTGGCTACGCCGACCGGAGCCTGTTGATGGCCAGGCAATACGGACTGAAAGATATGATCAGCAAAGCCAGCCTGAAGCTCTCCGAAATCTATGAGCAATCAGGAAATACCGCAGCTGCCTTCGCCTATTACAAGCAATCCATCCTTTATCGTGACAGCGTCAACGATATCAACGGTATTCAACGGATGGCTGACCTGCGCACCACCTATGAAGTGTCCAGGAAGCAGGCAGAGGTCGACCTGCTGAACCAACAGAAAAAGACCCAATTGGTCAGGATGTTCTCAATGGCCGTGATCCTGGTCCTTACCATTGCCTTCCTGCTCTATTCTTACAAAGCCTATTTAAGGATATCAAAGGAGAAGAAAAGGTCGGAAGGCTTGCTGCTCAATATCCTTCCTGCTTCCATTGCGCAGGAACTGAAAGCGAACGGGAAAGTGAATGCCGTAAAGTTTAACGAGGTCACAGTACTGTTCACCGATTTCGTCCAGTTCACCCGGGCAGCGGAAAAGGTTGAAGCGGAGCAACTGGTGCAAAGCATCGATTTCTACTATAAGAAATTTGATGAGATCACGAGTAAGTTTGGGCTCGAAAAGATCAAGACCATTGGTGACTCCTACATGTGCGCAGGCGGATTGCCAATTTCCGATCCTGACCATGTAAGGAAAGTGATCATGGCGGCAAAGGAAATGATGACCCTGGCAAGTGTAGAACTATCGGCAAATGATGGCATCCATCATTTTGAATTAAGGATAGGCATCCATACCGGTCCCGTAGTGGCAGGCATTGTGGGCATCAAAAAATGGCAATACGATATCTGGGGCGATACGGTCAATATTGCCTCGCGCATGGAATCCATGTCCATTGCGGGAAAGATCAACCTCTCCGAATCCACCTACCAGAAGATCAGGAATGAATTCCCTTGCGAATACCGTGGTGAAATAGAGATCAAGAACCATGGTCCGGTGAAAATGTATTATCTCCTCTAA